The proteins below are encoded in one region of Microbispora sp. NBC_01189:
- a CDS encoding snapalysin family zinc-dependent metalloprotease produces MRLSRFLRALPALVLGLVVGLVLLSPVPSAHAGASGLSTVSAVRVLRYDASRAAEFRTVIDQAAQVWNASVTNVRLVAGTPADFTVLADNGWPRTSRTGLGRGTIWMGREATSEGYYPLRIATHEIGHILGLPDRRTGLCSDLMSGSSAPVSCTNANPSAAERSAVNANFAGSALLGGSAALFVDRPDAASLAPAA; encoded by the coding sequence ATGCGCCTGTCACGGTTCCTCCGCGCCCTCCCTGCCCTGGTCCTGGGCCTGGTTGTGGGACTCGTCCTGCTGTCGCCCGTGCCGTCCGCCCACGCAGGGGCGAGCGGGTTGAGCACAGTGAGCGCGGTGCGCGTGCTCCGTTACGACGCCAGCCGGGCGGCCGAGTTCCGCACGGTGATCGACCAGGCGGCCCAGGTGTGGAACGCCAGTGTCACCAACGTCCGGCTCGTGGCGGGCACACCGGCCGACTTCACCGTGCTCGCCGACAACGGCTGGCCGCGCACGAGCCGCACCGGCCTCGGCCGGGGCACCATCTGGATGGGCAGGGAGGCGACGAGCGAGGGCTACTACCCGCTGCGCATCGCCACGCATGAGATCGGCCACATCCTCGGCCTGCCCGACCGGCGCACCGGCCTGTGCTCCGACCTGATGTCCGGTTCCAGCGCCCCGGTGAGCTGCACCAACGCCAACCCCAGCGCGGCGGAGCGCAGCGCGGTCAACGCCAACTTCGCCGGATCGGCCCTGCTCGGCGGATCCGCGGCGCTCTTCGTCGACCGCCCGGACGCCGCGAGCCTCGCTCCGGCGGCATAG
- a CDS encoding glycoside hydrolase family 15 protein, translating to MRIEDYALVGDMQSAALVGRDGSVDWLCLPRFDSPSCFAKLLGDESNGFWRLAPTGHEEATRRAYAGDTLVLETVWETSTGVVKVIDFMPPRSVNPDLVRIVEGLSGTVEMSTEIRIRFDYGRIVPWVRRTGGHLHAVGGPDSVWIHSPVHLRGSDYRHEATFTVSAGERVPFVFTWHPSHHPEPERIDPLEQLAETTAMWEAWSSRCGYRGPWRDAVVRSLITLKALTYSPTGGIVAAPTTSLPEHLGGVRNWDYRYCWLRDAAMTLDALTGSGYVEEADAWRSWLLRAIAGRPEDIQVLYGVAGERRLPETTLDWLSGYEGSRPVRIGNGAATQLQLDIYGEVMSALYEARKQGMPPDDHAWAMITALMRFFEHNWDQPDEGLWEVRGPRRHFVHSKVMAWVAADRMVRVIEELGREGDVERWSALRDRIHAEVCEKGYDPVRNTFTQSYGSTELDAALLQIPIVGFLPPDDPRVTGTIDAVERELMTDGFVLRYPTADHNPADHNPVDGLPGGEGAFLACSFWLAEARALTGRHTEAVELFERLIALTNDVGLLAEEYDPRTHRQLGNFPQAFSHIHLINTALALR from the coding sequence ATGCGGATCGAGGACTACGCCCTCGTGGGCGACATGCAGTCGGCCGCCCTCGTCGGCCGGGACGGCTCGGTCGACTGGCTGTGCCTGCCGCGCTTCGACTCCCCCTCGTGCTTCGCCAAGCTGCTCGGCGACGAGTCCAACGGCTTCTGGCGCCTGGCCCCCACCGGCCACGAGGAGGCGACCCGCCGGGCGTACGCCGGGGACACGCTGGTCCTGGAGACCGTCTGGGAGACCTCCACCGGCGTGGTCAAGGTGATCGACTTCATGCCGCCCCGCTCCGTCAACCCCGATCTCGTACGGATCGTGGAGGGCCTGTCGGGCACGGTCGAGATGAGCACCGAGATCCGCATCCGCTTCGACTACGGCCGCATCGTGCCCTGGGTCCGCCGCACCGGCGGCCACCTGCACGCCGTGGGCGGGCCCGACTCGGTCTGGATCCACTCCCCCGTCCACCTGCGGGGAAGCGACTACCGGCACGAGGCGACCTTCACCGTCTCCGCCGGGGAGCGGGTGCCGTTCGTGTTCACCTGGCACCCCTCCCACCACCCGGAGCCCGAACGGATCGATCCCCTGGAGCAGCTTGCCGAGACCACGGCTATGTGGGAGGCGTGGTCGTCCCGGTGCGGCTACCGCGGCCCGTGGCGCGACGCCGTCGTCCGGTCGCTGATCACCCTCAAGGCCCTGACCTACAGCCCGACCGGCGGGATCGTCGCGGCGCCGACCACGTCGCTGCCCGAGCATCTCGGCGGGGTGCGCAACTGGGACTACCGCTACTGCTGGCTGCGCGACGCCGCGATGACGCTCGACGCGCTGACCGGCTCGGGGTACGTCGAGGAGGCCGACGCCTGGCGCTCCTGGCTGCTGCGCGCCATCGCCGGCCGCCCGGAGGACATCCAGGTCCTGTACGGCGTGGCCGGCGAGCGCCGCCTGCCGGAGACGACGCTCGACTGGCTGTCCGGCTACGAGGGGTCCCGGCCGGTGCGGATCGGCAACGGCGCGGCCACGCAACTCCAGCTCGACATCTACGGGGAGGTCATGAGCGCGTTGTACGAGGCGCGCAAGCAGGGCATGCCGCCCGACGACCACGCCTGGGCGATGATCACCGCGTTGATGAGGTTCTTCGAGCACAACTGGGACCAGCCCGACGAGGGGCTGTGGGAGGTGCGCGGGCCGCGCCGCCACTTCGTCCACTCCAAGGTGATGGCCTGGGTCGCGGCCGACCGCATGGTCCGGGTGATCGAGGAGCTGGGCCGGGAGGGCGACGTGGAGCGGTGGAGCGCGCTGCGCGACCGCATCCACGCGGAGGTCTGCGAGAAGGGCTACGACCCGGTCCGCAACACCTTCACCCAGTCCTACGGCTCAACCGAACTCGACGCCGCACTCCTGCAGATCCCCATCGTCGGCTTCCTGCCCCCCGACGACCCCCGCGTCACCGGCACCATCGACGCCGTCGAACGCGAACTCATGACCGACGGCTTCGTCCTGCGCTACCCCACCGCCGACCACAACCCCGCCGACCACAACCCCGTCGACGGCCTCCCCGGCGGCGAAGGCGCCTTCCTCGCCTGCAGCTTCTGGCTCGCCGAAGCCCGCGCCCTCACCGGCCGCCACACCGAAGCCGTCGAACTCTTCGAACGCCTCATCGCCCTCACCAACGACGTCGGCCTCCTCGCCGAGGAATACGACCCCCGCACCCACCGCCAACTCGGCAACTTCCCCCAAGCCTTCAGCCACATCCACCTGATCAATACGGCGCTGGCGCTCCGGTAG
- a CDS encoding pirin family protein: protein MPAVTADTLTLPRVAAPDPAVAGPRPVRSVTTAPSGFEGEGFPVRRAFAGVPQSLLDPFIHMDQMGEVEYAPGEPKGTPWHPHRGFETVTYIIDGVFEHQDSNGGGGVITNGDTQWMTAGSGLLHIEKPPEHLVVSGGLFHGIQLWVNLPRAHKFHLPRYQDIRGREAALLASADGGALLRVIAGDLDGHAGPGVTFTPITMVHATVSPGARLDLPWNPDFNALAYVLAGQGSVGAERRPVRKGQLALFGPGGSLTLAADTAQPQAEPALEVLLLGGRPIREPVAHYGPFVMNTRAEIIQAMEDYQAGRLGVIPAERVPHADGPLPETP from the coding sequence ATGCCCGCCGTCACCGCAGACACCCTGACCCTGCCCCGCGTCGCCGCACCCGATCCGGCCGTCGCCGGACCCCGCCCCGTACGGTCGGTGACGACCGCCCCCAGCGGTTTCGAAGGCGAGGGCTTCCCCGTACGGCGCGCGTTCGCCGGGGTGCCGCAGTCGCTGCTCGACCCGTTCATCCACATGGACCAGATGGGCGAGGTCGAGTACGCCCCCGGCGAGCCGAAGGGCACGCCGTGGCACCCGCACCGCGGCTTCGAGACGGTCACCTACATCATCGACGGCGTCTTCGAGCACCAGGACTCGAACGGAGGCGGCGGCGTCATCACCAACGGCGACACCCAGTGGATGACCGCCGGGTCCGGCCTGCTGCACATCGAGAAGCCGCCGGAGCACCTGGTGGTCTCGGGCGGGCTCTTCCACGGCATCCAGCTGTGGGTCAACCTCCCCCGCGCGCACAAGTTCCACCTGCCCCGCTACCAGGACATCCGGGGGCGCGAGGCGGCCCTGCTCGCCTCGGCCGACGGCGGCGCGCTGCTCCGGGTCATCGCCGGAGACCTGGACGGGCACGCCGGCCCCGGCGTCACGTTCACCCCGATCACGATGGTGCACGCGACCGTCAGCCCGGGCGCCCGGCTTGACCTGCCCTGGAACCCGGACTTCAACGCCCTCGCCTACGTGCTGGCCGGTCAGGGCTCCGTGGGCGCCGAGCGGCGGCCGGTCCGCAAGGGGCAGCTCGCACTCTTCGGCCCGGGCGGGTCGCTGACCCTCGCCGCGGACACCGCCCAGCCGCAGGCCGAGCCCGCACTGGAGGTGCTGCTCCTCGGCGGGCGGCCGATCCGCGAGCCGGTCGCGCACTACGGCCCGTTCGTGATGAACACCCGCGCCGAGATCATCCAGGCGATGGAGGACTACCAGGCCGGACGCCTGGGCGTCATCCCCGCCGAGCGGGTCCCGCACGCCGACGGCCCGCTGCCTGAGACGCCCTGA
- a CDS encoding LD-carboxypeptidase, whose protein sequence is MSERIRGGPGGVASVTVPEAPRRLRPGDTVALVAPAGPVDPVRLERGGAVLEELGLRVVHGASVRAREGYLAGPDAARAADLQAAWCDPGVAAVICARGGYGVTRLLGLLDWDAMAAAGPKILLGSSDVTALHRAFADRLGLATLFGPMPACATISDPGGPEPVTFAHLRQALFEGGTPAPITGDRVIVPGRAEGRLTGGNLALLAALCGTPYAMRGEVRGEGRIVLLEDVTEEPYRIDRMVTQLLQAGCLDGAAGIVLGSWVDCGDPLPMLAERLSPLGVPVLAGLPVGHGSPQLSMWFETIVAIDTKLCPASGAFRDSDAAT, encoded by the coding sequence GTGAGCGAGCGCATCCGCGGCGGGCCGGGGGGTGTCGCCTCGGTAACGGTACCGGAGGCGCCCCGGCGGCTGCGGCCGGGAGACACCGTCGCGCTGGTCGCGCCCGCCGGCCCGGTGGATCCCGTACGGCTGGAGCGCGGCGGGGCGGTCCTGGAGGAGCTGGGCCTGCGGGTCGTGCACGGAGCGTCGGTGCGGGCCCGGGAGGGCTATCTCGCGGGGCCCGACGCCGCGCGCGCCGCCGATCTCCAGGCGGCCTGGTGCGACCCCGGGGTGGCGGCCGTCATCTGCGCGAGGGGCGGCTACGGCGTGACCCGGCTGCTCGGGCTGCTCGACTGGGACGCCATGGCGGCGGCCGGTCCCAAGATCCTGCTCGGGTCGAGCGACGTCACCGCGCTGCACCGGGCCTTCGCCGACAGGCTCGGCCTGGCCACGCTCTTCGGGCCGATGCCGGCCTGCGCGACGATCAGCGATCCCGGGGGGCCGGAACCGGTCACGTTCGCCCACCTGCGGCAGGCACTGTTCGAGGGCGGCACGCCCGCCCCGATCACGGGCGACCGCGTCATCGTGCCGGGACGGGCCGAGGGGCGGCTCACGGGGGGCAACCTCGCCCTGCTCGCCGCCCTGTGCGGCACGCCGTACGCGATGCGGGGGGAGGTGCGGGGGGAGGGCCGGATCGTCCTGCTGGAGGACGTGACCGAGGAGCCGTACCGGATCGACCGGATGGTGACGCAACTGCTCCAGGCGGGCTGCCTGGACGGCGCGGCGGGGATCGTGCTCGGGTCGTGGGTGGACTGCGGCGACCCGCTGCCGATGCTGGCCGAACGCCTGTCGCCCCTGGGTGTGCCGGTCCTCGCGGGGCTTCCCGTGGGGCATGGATCACCACAACTGAGCATGTGGTTTGAGACAATTGTGGCCATTGATACGAAACTGTGTCCTGCCTCGGGCGCATTCCGCGACTCTGACGCGGCAACCTGA
- a CDS encoding sulfotransferase yields the protein MRPPTHILVVNGVKVRRPVFVIAAPHSGADLLGRALKRSPGFHMTMGRGPVTRVVYAFARRPSIARSGGAPRVLRDVLAEAWQVVPASCAECTTACREAGGIIGAGPCVGPGALTRFGDASPDLIYSTPVLLRAFPDARFIQVVRDGRDVVADMLADPACMAWVKPHMLSEDAEFPNPFLGVRSAEHRQRWAEMPAAGRCALRWRGAVRLNAALRRELPAEHLLTLRYEDLVAAPGEAIDAVSSFLETKVSMIALYGATIPRPGAWRTRLSGEDAALVEKVAREELARLGYR from the coding sequence ATGCGACCTCCGACGCACATCCTCGTGGTCAACGGCGTCAAGGTCCGTCGCCCGGTGTTCGTGATCGCGGCCCCGCACTCCGGCGCGGACCTGCTGGGCCGTGCGCTCAAGCGCTCTCCCGGCTTCCACATGACCATGGGCAGGGGCCCGGTGACCCGGGTCGTCTACGCCTTCGCCCGGAGGCCCTCGATCGCGCGCAGCGGCGGGGCGCCCCGGGTGCTGCGCGACGTGCTGGCGGAGGCCTGGCAGGTCGTCCCGGCGTCCTGCGCGGAGTGCACGACCGCCTGCCGTGAGGCCGGCGGCATCATCGGTGCCGGGCCCTGCGTCGGGCCGGGGGCGCTGACGCGGTTCGGCGACGCCAGCCCCGACCTGATCTACAGCACGCCGGTGCTGCTGCGGGCGTTTCCGGACGCCCGGTTCATCCAGGTCGTCCGCGACGGCCGGGACGTCGTCGCCGACATGCTGGCCGACCCCGCCTGCATGGCCTGGGTCAAGCCGCACATGCTGAGCGAGGACGCCGAGTTTCCCAACCCGTTCCTCGGCGTGCGCTCGGCCGAGCACCGGCAGCGCTGGGCCGAGATGCCGGCCGCGGGCAGGTGCGCCCTGCGCTGGCGCGGCGCCGTACGGCTGAACGCGGCCCTGCGCCGCGAACTGCCCGCCGAGCACCTGCTCACGCTCAGGTACGAGGACCTGGTGGCCGCGCCCGGCGAGGCGATCGACGCGGTGTCGTCCTTCCTGGAGACCAAGGTCTCGATGATCGCGTTGTACGGCGCGACGATCCCCCGGCCGGGCGCCTGGCGCACCCGCCTGTCCGGCGAGGACGCCGCACTGGTGGAGAAGGTCGCCAGGGAGGAACTCGCCCGCCTCGGCTACCGCTAG
- a CDS encoding ABC transporter ATP-binding protein, whose protein sequence is MSMMNGGYGFQVMRSLRRDSSVTKERIAPGTVRRIAGYARPFRAQIAGFLALVVVDAVIVVANPLLMKAIIDDGIMPKRVQVVLWLAVTIAALAVVDAGLGLAQRWFSARIGEGLIYNLRTEVYDHVQRMPVAFFMRAQTGALVSRLNTDVIGAQRALTSTLSSVVSNVISLVLVLGTMIVLSWQVTLVALVLLPIFVFPAKWVGRRMSALTREQMQLDAEMSSVMTERFNVAGAMVAKLYGRPDDEASYFAERAGRVRDVGVIVAMYGAVFRIALGLVAALATALVYGLGGTLAISGAFALGTLVAQSSLLMRLYGPLTSLSNVHVDVMTALVSFDRVFEVLDLKPMVAEKPGARPIPEGPVTIEFDDVRFRYPAASDVSLASLESVARPDTGPSQEVLKGVSFTAREGELVALVGHSGAGKTTITSLVSRLYDVDEGAVRINGLDVRDATLDGIRDTVGVVMQDAHLFHDTIGSNLRYARPDATDEEVWEALRAAQIADLVKNLPEELETVVGDRGYRLSGGEKQRIALARLLLKAPRVVVLDEATAHLDSESEAAVQQALKTALRGRTSLVIAHRLSTIREADAILVIEDGRVVEHGRHEELLKRGGAYAELYRTQFTG, encoded by the coding sequence ATGTCGATGATGAACGGGGGCTACGGCTTCCAGGTGATGCGGTCCCTGCGGCGTGACAGCTCCGTGACGAAGGAGCGCATCGCGCCGGGGACCGTCCGGCGCATCGCCGGGTACGCGCGGCCCTTCCGGGCGCAGATCGCCGGTTTCCTCGCGCTGGTGGTGGTCGACGCGGTCATCGTGGTCGCCAACCCGCTGCTGATGAAGGCGATCATCGATGACGGCATCATGCCCAAGCGGGTCCAGGTGGTGCTGTGGCTCGCCGTCACGATCGCCGCGCTGGCCGTCGTGGACGCCGGGCTCGGCCTGGCGCAGCGCTGGTTCTCCGCGCGCATCGGCGAGGGCCTGATCTACAACCTGCGCACCGAGGTCTACGACCACGTCCAGCGCATGCCCGTGGCGTTCTTCATGCGGGCCCAGACCGGCGCGCTGGTCTCCCGGCTGAACACCGACGTCATCGGCGCGCAGCGGGCGCTGACCAGCACGTTGTCGTCGGTGGTCAGCAACGTGATCAGTCTGGTGCTGGTGCTCGGCACGATGATTGTGCTGTCGTGGCAGGTCACGCTGGTCGCGCTGGTCCTGTTACCGATCTTCGTCTTCCCCGCCAAGTGGGTCGGCCGCCGCATGTCGGCGCTGACCCGCGAGCAGATGCAGCTCGACGCCGAGATGAGCTCGGTGATGACCGAGCGCTTCAACGTGGCCGGGGCGATGGTCGCCAAGCTGTACGGCAGGCCGGACGACGAGGCATCGTACTTCGCCGAGCGGGCGGGCCGCGTCCGCGACGTGGGCGTGATCGTCGCGATGTACGGCGCGGTGTTCCGCATCGCGCTGGGACTGGTCGCCGCGCTCGCCACCGCGCTCGTCTACGGCCTCGGCGGCACCCTCGCGATCTCCGGGGCGTTCGCGCTCGGCACCCTGGTCGCCCAGTCGTCCCTGCTCATGCGCCTGTACGGCCCGCTGACCAGCCTGTCGAACGTGCACGTCGACGTGATGACCGCGCTGGTGAGCTTCGACCGGGTCTTCGAGGTCCTGGACCTCAAGCCGATGGTCGCCGAGAAGCCCGGCGCGCGGCCGATCCCCGAGGGGCCGGTGACGATCGAGTTCGACGACGTGCGCTTCCGCTACCCGGCCGCCTCCGACGTCTCGCTGGCGTCGCTGGAGTCGGTGGCCCGCCCGGACACCGGTCCCTCCCAGGAGGTGCTGAAGGGCGTGTCGTTCACCGCCCGCGAGGGCGAGCTGGTGGCGCTCGTCGGCCACTCGGGCGCGGGCAAGACCACCATCACCTCGCTGGTCTCCCGCCTGTACGACGTGGACGAGGGGGCCGTGCGGATCAACGGGCTCGACGTCCGCGACGCCACCCTCGACGGCATCAGGGACACGGTCGGGGTGGTCATGCAGGACGCCCACCTGTTCCACGACACGATCGGCAGCAACCTCCGCTACGCCCGTCCCGACGCGACCGACGAGGAGGTCTGGGAGGCCCTGCGCGCGGCCCAGATCGCCGACCTGGTCAAGAATCTGCCCGAGGAGCTGGAGACGGTCGTCGGCGACCGCGGATACCGGCTGTCGGGCGGGGAGAAGCAGCGCATCGCGCTGGCCCGCCTGCTGCTCAAGGCGCCCCGGGTCGTCGTGCTCGACGAGGCCACCGCCCACCTCGACTCCGAGTCCGAGGCGGCGGTGCAGCAGGCGCTGAAGACGGCCCTGCGGGGACGAACCTCGCTGGTGATCGCCCACCGGCTGTCGACCATCCGCGAGGCCGACGCGATCCTGGTCATCGAGGACGGCCGGGTGGTCGAGCACGGCCGGCACGAGGAACTGCTGAAGCGGGGCGGCGCCTACGCCGAGCTGTACCGCACCCAGTTCACCGGCTAG
- a CDS encoding enoyl-CoA hydratase/isomerase family protein, which translates to MAEAAVGGDPEHAPETGEGSDVSTVSAAAPAEIGLRCEVDGEIATVTLDRPDKRNAQTFATWSALARIGDTLPERVRVVVVRGEGPSFSAGIDLRMFTPEGVPGQESFASAAALGDTELERLIAEAQRGFLWLRRPEIVSIAAVQGHAIGAGFQLALACDLRVVADDVKFCMKEPALGLVPDLTGTKPLADIVGVPRAIEMCLTARLVGAEEAVRLGLAEIAVPAGELDQTTRDLAAALLATGHAAATATKRLLRAAPGRTLEEQAAAERAEQVARIRALFASN; encoded by the coding sequence ATGGCGGAAGCGGCAGTGGGGGGGGATCCGGAGCACGCCCCTGAGACGGGCGAAGGCTCCGATGTGTCGACGGTCTCGGCGGCCGCGCCGGCCGAGATCGGACTGCGCTGCGAGGTGGACGGCGAGATCGCGACCGTCACCCTGGACCGGCCGGACAAGCGCAACGCGCAGACGTTCGCGACCTGGTCGGCTCTGGCCCGGATAGGGGACACCCTTCCGGAGCGGGTGAGAGTGGTCGTGGTCAGAGGCGAGGGGCCGTCCTTCTCAGCCGGAATCGACCTGCGCATGTTCACGCCCGAGGGAGTGCCCGGGCAGGAATCGTTCGCGAGCGCCGCGGCGCTCGGCGACACCGAGTTGGAGCGACTGATCGCGGAGGCACAGAGGGGTTTCCTGTGGCTGCGCAGGCCGGAGATCGTGTCGATCGCGGCCGTGCAGGGCCATGCGATCGGGGCGGGTTTCCAGCTCGCGCTCGCGTGTGACCTGCGTGTCGTCGCGGACGACGTGAAGTTCTGCATGAAGGAGCCCGCGCTGGGGCTGGTTCCCGACCTGACCGGGACCAAGCCCCTGGCCGACATCGTCGGGGTTCCCCGCGCCATCGAGATGTGCCTGACCGCCCGCCTCGTCGGGGCCGAGGAGGCCGTACGGCTCGGCCTGGCCGAGATCGCGGTGCCGGCGGGCGAGCTCGACCAGACCACCCGTGACCTGGCCGCCGCGCTGCTGGCCACCGGCCACGCCGCCGCGACCGCCACCAAGCGCCTGCTGCGGGCCGCGCCGGGGCGCACGCTGGAGGAACAGGCCGCCGCCGAGCGGGCCGAACAGGTGGCGCGCATCCGCGCACTGTTCGCGTCGAACTGA
- a CDS encoding helix-turn-helix domain-containing protein, translating into MAETLKKGTRVTGADREKLASDLKKRYSAGESIRALAASTGRSYGFIHRILSESGVTLRGRGGATRGKSKR; encoded by the coding sequence GTGGCCGAGACTCTGAAGAAGGGCACCCGGGTGACCGGGGCCGACCGGGAAAAGCTGGCCAGCGATCTCAAGAAGCGCTATTCCGCGGGTGAGAGCATCCGCGCTCTGGCCGCTTCCACTGGCCGGTCGTACGGGTTCATCCACCGGATCCTGAGCGAGTCCGGAGTGACTCTGCGCGGGCGCGGCGGAGCGACCCGGGGCAAGTCCAAGCGCTAG
- a CDS encoding ABC-F family ATP-binding cassette domain-containing protein — protein sequence MIIATDVELRAGSRLLIEGASFRVNPSDKIGLVGRNGAGKTTLTKVLAGEGLPATGSVTISGSVGYLPQDPRTGDLSVLARDRILSARGLDEVLRELRAAETGMAADDQRVRDRAVRAYGRLEDRLHVLGGYAAESEAASIASSLGLPDRVLGQPLQTLSGGQRRRVELARILFSGAETLLLDEPTNHLDADSIGWLREFLRSHQGGLVIISHDVNLLEATVNRVLHLDANRCVIDTYNVGWKAYLAQRETDEKRRKRERANAERQASALLTQADRMRAKATKAKAAQDMERRARRLLSGVEGERRSDRVAKLRFPQPAPCGKTPLTARGLSKSYGSLEVFTDVDAAVDRGSRIVILGLNGAGKTTLLRLLGGIETPDTGEVLPGHGLKLGYYAQEHETLDAGRTVLENMRSAGPDLADVDLRKVLGSFLFTGDDVDKPAGVLSGGEKTRLALATLVLSSANVLLLDEPTNNLDPASRDQVLTALGSYTGAIVLVTHDEGAVEALKPDRVILLPDGVEDAWSDEFSDLVALA from the coding sequence ATGATCATCGCTACCGACGTCGAACTCCGCGCGGGTTCCCGCCTGCTCATCGAGGGCGCCTCTTTCCGGGTGAACCCGAGCGACAAGATCGGGCTGGTCGGGCGCAACGGCGCCGGCAAGACCACCCTCACCAAGGTCCTCGCGGGTGAGGGCCTGCCCGCCACGGGTTCGGTCACGATCTCCGGCAGCGTCGGCTACCTGCCGCAGGACCCCCGTACGGGAGACCTGAGCGTGCTGGCGCGCGACCGGATCCTGTCGGCCCGCGGGCTCGACGAGGTGCTGCGCGAACTGCGCGCGGCCGAGACCGGGATGGCCGCCGACGACCAGCGCGTGCGCGACCGGGCGGTGCGCGCGTACGGCCGGCTGGAGGACCGCCTGCACGTCCTCGGCGGTTACGCGGCGGAGTCGGAGGCGGCCTCGATCGCCTCCAGCCTCGGGCTGCCCGACCGGGTTCTCGGCCAGCCGCTGCAGACCCTGTCCGGAGGGCAGCGCAGGCGGGTCGAACTGGCGCGAATCCTGTTCAGCGGGGCGGAGACTCTCCTGCTCGACGAGCCCACAAACCACCTCGACGCGGACTCGATCGGCTGGCTTCGTGAATTTTTGCGCTCCCACCAGGGCGGCTTGGTGATCATCAGCCACGACGTCAACCTTCTTGAAGCCACGGTAAACCGGGTGCTCCACCTGGACGCGAACCGCTGCGTCATCGACACCTACAACGTCGGCTGGAAGGCCTACCTGGCCCAGCGGGAGACCGACGAGAAGCGGCGCAAGCGGGAGCGCGCCAACGCCGAGCGGCAGGCGTCCGCCCTGCTGACGCAGGCCGACCGCATGCGGGCGAAGGCCACCAAGGCCAAGGCGGCCCAGGACATGGAGCGCCGGGCCCGGCGGCTGCTCTCGGGCGTGGAGGGCGAGCGCCGGTCCGACCGCGTCGCCAAGCTGCGCTTCCCCCAGCCGGCGCCCTGCGGCAAGACGCCGCTGACGGCTCGCGGCCTGTCCAAGTCGTACGGCTCGCTGGAGGTCTTCACCGACGTCGACGCCGCCGTCGACCGCGGCTCGCGGATCGTCATCCTGGGCCTGAACGGCGCGGGCAAGACGACCCTGCTGCGCCTGCTCGGCGGCATCGAGACACCCGACACCGGCGAGGTCCTGCCCGGCCACGGGCTCAAGCTCGGCTACTACGCGCAGGAGCACGAGACCCTCGACGCCGGGCGCACCGTGCTGGAGAACATGCGCTCCGCGGGCCCCGACCTCGCCGACGTCGACCTGCGCAAGGTGCTCGGCTCGTTCCTGTTCACCGGCGACGACGTGGACAAGCCGGCGGGGGTCCTGTCGGGCGGTGAGAAGACCCGTCTGGCGCTCGCCACGCTCGTGCTGTCGAGCGCCAACGTGCTGCTGCTCGACGAGCCTACCAACAACCTCGATCCGGCCTCCCGCGACCAGGTGCTCACCGCCCTCGGCTCCTACACGGGCGCGATTGTGCTGGTCACCCATGACGAGGGCGCCGTGGAGGCGCTGAAGCCGGATAGGGTGATTCTGTTGCCAGACGGAGTGGAAGACGCATGGAGCGACGAATTTTCCGATCTTGTGGCGCTTGCCTGA
- a CDS encoding acVLRF1 family peptidyl-tRNA hydrolase has protein sequence MTGRPAAGGGRWVSVAPERLAGWIARFAVRHGAIEAVTLPDVVRLDAADGAVAECHVPFPPLRPSPAVPPAVPPVMPPVAPSGAGQGEAALPVPAAALVAHACRERTVGVLLARLGGHAAGVFTGTRLVAAKVGSRQVHGRSAAGGWSQQRFARRRDKQSAEALRAAADVAFRLLTPRLGDLEAVVLGGDRRAVDEIREDRRLAPLFALEAGPFLTVPDPRPAVLKGAPDLFRAVRIRLFDP, from the coding sequence ATGACGGGACGGCCCGCCGCCGGAGGCGGCAGATGGGTCTCGGTGGCCCCCGAGCGGCTCGCGGGCTGGATCGCGCGCTTCGCCGTACGGCACGGCGCGATCGAGGCGGTCACTCTGCCGGACGTCGTGCGCCTCGACGCCGCCGACGGCGCGGTCGCCGAGTGTCACGTGCCGTTCCCGCCGCTGCGCCCGTCGCCCGCCGTGCCGCCCGCCGTGCCGCCCGTCATGCCGCCCGTCGCGCCGTCCGGAGCCGGGCAGGGCGAGGCGGCCCTCCCGGTCCCGGCGGCGGCGCTGGTCGCCCACGCGTGCCGCGAGCGGACGGTCGGCGTGCTGCTGGCCCGGCTCGGCGGGCACGCCGCCGGCGTCTTCACCGGCACCCGCCTGGTCGCGGCCAAGGTCGGGTCGCGTCAGGTCCACGGGCGCAGCGCGGCGGGGGGATGGTCCCAGCAGCGCTTCGCCCGGCGCAGGGACAAGCAGTCGGCCGAGGCGCTGCGGGCCGCCGCCGACGTGGCCTTCCGGCTGCTGACGCCGCGGCTGGGCGACCTGGAGGCGGTGGTGCTCGGCGGGGACCGGCGGGCGGTCGACGAGATCAGGGAGGACCGGCGTCTCGCGCCGCTGTTCGCCCTGGAAGCCGGGCCGTTCCTCACCGTTCCCGATCCGCGGCCGGCCGTCCTGAAGGGCGCACCGGACCTGTTCCGCGCCGTACGGATCCGGCTGTTCGACCCCTGA